In Deltaproteobacteria bacterium, the genomic window TGAACAGTCCCTACCTGTACCCGGAACTGGCGCTCCTCGACCCCCTGCTGACACTGAGCGTGCCCGCCGCGGTCACGGCAACGACGGGAATGGACGCCCTGTGCCACGCCATCGAGTCCTATACTTCGATCAACGCCAGTCCCATGAGTGAGATGATCTCTCTCAAGGCGATCGAGCTGATCTCCTCGAACCTGAGGACCTGCGTCCATAATGGTGGAAACCTGGATGCCCGTGGGAACATGCTCCTGGGAAGCCTTTACGCGGGGATCGGTCTGGCGAACGCCGGCGTGACGGCGGTCCACTCCCTTTCCTACCCCCTCGGCGGGAAATACGGGGTCCCCCATGGCCTGGCGAATACGATACTGCTGGCCCCCGTGATGAAATACAATCTTCCCGGCGCTCTTGAAAAGTTCGCCGTTATCGCCGGGGTCATGGGTGCCGCAAAGGGAACGATGTCGAGGCGCGGAGCGGCGTACGCGGCCGTCGAGGCGGTGCGGGAACTGATCCGCGATTGCGGTATCGATACGACCATCTCGAAGCTCGGTATTTCCGAGGATGAATTTCCGGCACTCGCCGAAACGGCAATGACCGTAAAACGACCACTGGACAACAACCCGCGGCGTATGACCGAAAAGGATGCCATAGCCGTGTACAGAGAAGCATATTAAATTTTGTGAAGGGGAACGAGCGATGCCTGGACATGAATTGATCGGAAAGGAAGAGAAACAGGAGGTCATGGATATCCTTGAAACGGGTATTTTCATGCGATACGGTTTCGACAAGGAACGGAGGGGTGTTTACAAGGTGCAGGAATTCGAGAAGGCAGTGGCGGCCTTTCTCGGCGTGCGCCATACCTTGGGGGTTTCATCGGGTTCGGCGGCATTGAAGGTGGCACTGATCGCCCTCGGTATCGAACCCGGTGATGAGATCATCGTTCCCGCCTTCACCTTTATCGCCACCTACGAGGCCGTCATAGAAGCGGGAGCGATCCCCGTGTGGGCGGACATTGATGATTCCCTGAACCTTGATCCGGAGGAGATCGGCAGGAAGATCACCGCCCGGACAAAGGCGGTCATTCCCGTCCACATGTGCGGCGCGCCGGCACGGATCGACCGGATCATGGAGCTAGCAAGAGAACACAACCTGCTGGTCCTCGAAGATAACGCCCAGAGCATCGGCGGCGGCCTGAACGGAAAGAAGCTCGGGACCTTTGGTGATATGGGAATACTGAGTTTCGATTATTACAAGACCATCACCACCGGTGAAGGCGGCATGGTCCTGACGAACGATACCGATCTTTACAACCGCGCCGACTGGTACCACGACCACGGTCATATGCACGACCCGTCCGTCAGCAGGGCCCAGGAAAACAGGATCCTGCTGGGCTTCAACTTCCGGATGAACGAGTTTCAGGGAGCCGTCGGCCTCGCCCAGATCGGAAAACTCGATTTCATCATCAGCGAACAGCGGAAGAACAAGAGCGCCGTAAAAGAAATGCTGGGTGACGTGGAGGGTGTCGGTTTCCGCCATATCCCGGACCCCGCCGGCGATACGGCCACGTTCCTGGCATTCAACCTGCCCACGGCGGAGCAGACGGCGCGCTTCCAGAAAACCCTCTCCGAGAACGGCCTCGATACGGTCCTTTTCAAGGAGAACAAGTGGCATTACGCGCCGCGGTGGGACCACCTGCTGGCCCGCGCCACGGGGGATTCAAAACAGTTTCCCTATACGAACCCCCTCTACACGGGGAGCGTGACATACCGGATCGAGGATATTCCCTTTGCCGAGGATATCATGGGCCGGACCCTCTTCATGGGGGTCCCTGTGAAAATGTCCGGGGACCGGCTCAACACGATCAAACAAGCGATCCGGAAGGCTGTTTCCGTTTTGTAACCTGCTGTACGGCGGTACGGCGGCGGGGCGCAATAAAAGGAAGGAAAATGGCCCGCATCGTCTGCATCATACCGGCGCGCTATCAGTCATCGCGCTTCGAAGGCAAACCGCTGGCCGACATCTGCGGCAAGCCGATGATCCAGCATGTCTATGAACGGGCGGCGTCCCTCGACGGTGTTTCGACCGTCGCCGTGGCGACCGATGATGAGCGGATATTCGCCCGTGTCAGAGAGTTCGGCGGCCGTGCCGTCATGACATCACCCCACCATCGCTCCGGGACGGACCGGATCGCGGAGGCCGTTGAGACCCTGGGACTCAACGATACCGATATCGTCGTCAATATTCAGGGAGACCAGCCCCTGTTCGAACCGGACCAGATAGGAGAGGTGACGGCACCGCTCATCGAGGACCCCTCGATACCCATGGCCACGCTCATCTACCGTATCAGGCGGGACGAAGAAATACATCATCCCAATGCCGTCAAGGTCGTCTTCGACAGGGAGCATTTCGCCCTCTATTTCTCCCGCTCGACCATTCCCTGTGAGCGCGATGC contains:
- the kdsB gene encoding 3-deoxy-manno-octulosonate cytidylyltransferase, whose protein sequence is MARIVCIIPARYQSSRFEGKPLADICGKPMIQHVYERAASLDGVSTVAVATDDERIFARVREFGGRAVMTSPHHRSGTDRIAEAVETLGLNDTDIVVNIQGDQPLFEPDQIGEVTAPLIEDPSIPMATLIYRIRRDEEIHHPNAVKVVFDREHFALYFSRSTIPCERDAGGRAVYYKHHGIYAYRKSFLMTFARLDTGTLENLEALEQLRALEHGYRIKVVESAYDSVEVDTEKEIERVRGILRHFSPNP
- a CDS encoding DegT/DnrJ/EryC1/StrS family aminotransferase encodes the protein MPGHELIGKEEKQEVMDILETGIFMRYGFDKERRGVYKVQEFEKAVAAFLGVRHTLGVSSGSAALKVALIALGIEPGDEIIVPAFTFIATYEAVIEAGAIPVWADIDDSLNLDPEEIGRKITARTKAVIPVHMCGAPARIDRIMELAREHNLLVLEDNAQSIGGGLNGKKLGTFGDMGILSFDYYKTITTGEGGMVLTNDTDLYNRADWYHDHGHMHDPSVSRAQENRILLGFNFRMNEFQGAVGLAQIGKLDFIISEQRKNKSAVKEMLGDVEGVGFRHIPDPAGDTATFLAFNLPTAEQTARFQKTLSENGLDTVLFKENKWHYAPRWDHLLARATGDSKQFPYTNPLYTGSVTYRIEDIPFAEDIMGRTLFMGVPVKMSGDRLNTIKQAIRKAVSVL
- a CDS encoding iron-containing alcohol dehydrogenase, giving the protein MNRIFSFTGAKMIVFGSGSLERLPELVREQGSGKPMLVLDGHLSGEGFRERVEGILSAGNMSFGFFDRITGEPELGLADECAALCRDEGCDILVGIGGGSTLDVAKAAAVIVSNGGEAKDYLGLNKVPGPGLPKIMVPTTAGTGSEVTFTSVFIRSDLKKKEGMNSPYLYPELALLDPLLTLSVPAAVTATTGMDALCHAIESYTSINASPMSEMISLKAIELISSNLRTCVHNGGNLDARGNMLLGSLYAGIGLANAGVTAVHSLSYPLGGKYGVPHGLANTILLAPVMKYNLPGALEKFAVIAGVMGAAKGTMSRRGAAYAAVEAVRELIRDCGIDTTISKLGISEDEFPALAETAMTVKRPLDNNPRRMTEKDAIAVYREAY